One Takifugu rubripes chromosome 2, fTakRub1.2, whole genome shotgun sequence genomic region harbors:
- the LOC101070731 gene encoding zinc finger MYM-type protein 4-like isoform X5 has product MADSEEFRLRRLKHDQHLSRVFDEVMGLGPYADSSRGSVTSSKSGDQEEATGIDKSPGQVNPLQPEDESNGSRQEEKMEEGSGEVLLPHTSPPSSDQPSLFIMRANDGEGTGRRGGAAFDDAVDGMEDDEDWHFALPSGTLDDARANDANGKKRQPGLERSSNQENCFASRSRKDQEDEQEKERSSESPDTSHSSQGHSPDNSQDGGEINQAEETEDSQEGDVQRSEAAPVEESTPPLPAPISIKDEPIDEGYDAALLPQNSIKQIKEELEHQEEELRISSVYSVGGGNAFAVPPMPAALQAPPPAAIFIPSRGAVLQAMAPLTIRPQVPVQNSLPVLAPGPPRPPQPTIPGIVRCSGCLKVLLKGQTAFQRKGSTQLFCSTVCLTGHLPPANKNRTCSQCHREILQPRDMITIPAEDNSYLHFCGLFCLSVFRHNKKQPDKTPDKWTDKKPEKKPEKLPEKPVDKQSERSACSVCKISNRIEHEVNHQGRLHRLCSNACFVTWRKIRQLAMNCCEGCGLYCNSNSGSCQTLTIERTELNFCGPTCVSTYKQTCRKMVECANCHKAAIVASTLIERDQKGKIQLYCSSACVEQSRPAQHILSGAAFPCCHCKVSAVPQYHLAMVDGTIRNFCSYECVLTYRKSGHNSNSDLVNGISPCRDHSVLRQGSPANSLPPVPQDLSSTPHQGHHPNHTSVPPLVPSCTALSFPSLPGQAQAKAPADVLQKPAEGGASDLSKLTCHQCNKQFTIKPVLFSHQGRISMFCSRTCCDQYKTQRNILATCEHCKQEKVLFDTISYNQQDLMFCSENCKLLFRYELTSRNNAHPWRPCTYCSGFSLKMLHSHYGGRMEEFCKPHCMSQYTVLYYGMARCDGCRKQGYMTEKLQCLGSVRNFCNLSCMLHYCYMHFEKSRHSNGIGTEQQTPAAPVHSNHSSKMNPVIADVVSLANGSAAQPSVSADTALTGALPSANDGKNLDHASTQTDAMRVPISRRRQMKNKSVLCRPFTTDQETFCQLSETSIESSALSQPSGSSAEGEEKVKVVVVPVPVPVFIPVPMNLYSQHTPVPVAMPVPVPVPMVVSPLVKDMQDAAVQFEPLSAREEKAIQVPASTAAETDQMGSDIGRSEAVAPITNESVRRAEAGPPVATSSEGNTEMSDARANARLKESATTSEPPANSTSHQPPSSPMMDLETDFPSACTESFDQKPPAPQRGVKRPRDCFTSRKRKHHPREALRHHQGDDC; this is encoded by the exons ATGGCGGATTCAGAGGAATTTAGACTAAGACGGTTAAAG CATGATCAGCACCTTTCAAGAGTGTTTGATGAGGTGATGGGTCTTGGACCTTATGCCGATTCCTCCAGGGGCTCTGTAACCTCGTCCAAGAGTGGGGACCAGGAAGAGGCAACTGGAATAGACAAAAGTCCCGGACAAGTGAATCCCCTACAGCCAGAAGATGAGAGTAATGGCAGCAGACaagaagaaaagatggaggaagGGTCTGGAGAGGTGCTTCTACCCCACACGTCCCCGCCATCCTCCGACCAACCCTCTTTATTTATTATGAGAGCCAATGATGGAGAAGGAACAGGGCGGCGTGGTGGGGCAGCTTTCGACGATGCTGTAGACGGCATGGAAGATGACGAAGACTGGCACTTTGCTCTGCCGTCGGGCACTCTGGATGACGCTCGGGCGAATGATGCAAATGGTAAGAAAAGGCAGCCAGGACTGGAGAGGAGTTCCAACCAAGAAAACTGCTTTGCTAGTCGCTCAAGGAAAGACCAGGAGGATGAACAGGAAAAGGAACGGAGTAGCGAGTCACCGGACACCTCCCACTCTTCCCAGGGTCACTCACCTGATAACAGCCAAG ATGGAGGTGAAATAAACCAGGCAGAGGAGACTGAGGATAGCCAGGAGGGGGATGTCCAG AGATCAGAGGCAGCTCCAGTGGAGGAAAGCACTCCCCCATTGCCAGCTCCTATCAGTATCAAAGATGAGCCCATTGACGAGGGCTACGATGCTGCTTTACTGCCTCAGAACTCCATCAAACAGAtaaaagaggagctggagcatcAGGAG GAGGAGCTAAGGATCAGCTCTGTTTACTCTGTAGGAGGAGGAAACGCCTTTGCTGTTCCTCCCA TGCCAGCAGCACTccaggctcctcctccagcagccatcTTTATCCCAAGTAGAGGTGCGGTCCTACAAGCCATGGCTCCCCTTACAATCAGACCACAAGTTCCAGTTCAGAATTCCCTACCGGTGCTGGCACCAGGACCACCACGCCCCCCTCAACCCACTATTCCCGGTATTGTTCGCTGCAGTGGCTGTTTAAAG GTTCTACTTAAAGGCCAAACAGCATTCCAAAGAAAAGGATCCACACAGCTCTTCTGCTCCACTGTCTGTTTAACTGGCCATCTGCCCCCAGCCAACAAGAATCGAACTTGTTCCCAGTGCCACAG GGAAATTCTCCAGCCCAGGGACATGATTACGATTCCTGCAGAGGACAACAGCTACCTGCACTTTTGCGgcctgttctgtctgtctgtctttcgaCACAACAAGAAACAACCAGACAAAACCCCTGATAAATGGACTGATAAAAAACCAGAGAAAAAGCCCGAGAAGTTACCTGAGAAGCCAGTGGACAAACAGTCCGAGAGATCTGCTTGCAGCGTCTGCAAGATTTCCAACCGG ATTGAGCATGAGGTCAACCATCAAGGTCGTCTGCACAGACTCTGTAGTAACGCCTGTTTTGTAACATGGCGCAAGATTCGGCAGTTGGCCATGAACTGCTGCGAAGGCTGCGGCCTTTATTGCAATAGCAACTCGGGGTCCTGTCAGACGCTCACAATTGAACGAACAGAGCTGAACTTCTGTGGTCCCACATGCGTCAGTACATACAAACAG ACATGCAGGAAGATGGTGGAGTGTGCCAACTGTCACAAGGCGGCGATCGTGGCGTCCACCCTCATTGAGCGAGATCAAAAGGGCAAAATTCAACTCTACTGTTCGAGCGCTTGCGTGGAACAAAGTCGACCAGCCCAACACATCCTTAGTG GTGCTGCGTTTCCCTGCTGCCACTGTAAGGTTTCAGCCGTTCCTCAGTACCACCTGGCCATGGTCGACGGCACCATTCGCAATTTCTGCTCCTATGAATGTGTTCTGACATACAGG AAATCCGGACACAACTCAAATTCAGACCTGGTGAATGGAATCTCCCCTTGCAGGGACCATTCTGTACTCAGACAAGGATCCCCTGCCAACTCACTCCCGCCCGTCCCCCAGGACTTGTCTTCAACCCCCCACCAGGGTCACCATCCCAATCACACCTCGGTGCCCCCACTGGTCCCGTCCTGCACGGCCCtgtcttttccctccctcccaggcCAAGCTCAGGCCAAAGCACCTGCAGACGTGCTGCAGAAACCAGCAGAGGGTGGGGCCAGTGACCTTTCCAAGCTGACCTGCCACCAGTGCAACAAACAATTCACCATTAAACCAGTGCTTTTCAGTCACCAA GGTCGCATCTCTATGTTCTGTAGTCGGACATGCTGTGACCAATATAAAACCCAGAGGAACATCTTGGCCACGTGTGAGCACTGTAAACAGGAAAAGGTGTTGTTTGACACCATCAGCTATAACCAACAGGACCTAATGTTCTGCAGTGAAA ACTGTAAGCTGCTCTTTAGGTATGAGCTAACATCTCGTAATAACGCCCATCCCTGGCGTCCCTGCACTTACTGCTCTGGCTTCAGCCTGAAGATGCTCCACAGCCACTATGGAGGCAGAATGGAGGAGTTCTGTAAACCCCACTGCATGTCCCAGTACACTGTGTTGTATTATGGG ATGGCGAGATGCGACGGCTGCAGGAAGCAGGGCTACATGACCGAGAAGCTGCAGTGTTTGGGGTCTGTCCGTAATTTCTGCAACCTGTCCTGCATGCTGCACTACTGCTACATGCATTTTGAGAAAAGCCGCCACAGCAACGGTATTGGAACGGAGCAACAGACTCCAGCAG ctccagtccactctaACCATTCCTCAAAGATGAATCCTGTCATAGCTGATGTGGTGTCACTGGCCAACGGCTCTGCCGCTCAGCCCAGTGTGTCAGCAGATACTGCTTTGACTG GGGCCCTTCCATCCGCCAACGATGGCAAGAACCTCGACCAT GCCAGCACCCAGACCGATGCTATGCGAGTGCCTATATCCCGCCGACGTCAAATGAAGAACAAGTCGGTTTTGTGTCGGCCCTTCACGACAGACCAGGAAACCTTTTGCCAGTTGTCAGAGACTTCGATTGAATCGTCAG CATTGTCTCAGCCCTCAGGTAGCTCtgcagaaggagaggagaaagtgaaggTGGTAGTGGTGCCAGTCCCAGTGCCGGTCTTCATCCCAGTGCCTATGAACCTGTATTCCCAGCACACACCTGTTCCAGTGGCGATGCCCGTACCC GTTCCAGTACCCATGGTGGTTTCACCGCTGGTCAAGGACATGCAAGACGCAGCGGTCCAGTTTGAGCCTTTATCAGCGAGGGAGGAAAAAGCTATACAAGTGCCTGCTTCCACTGCAG CTGAAACAGACCAGATGGGGTCTGATATTGGAAGATCAGAGGCCGTGGCGCCGATAACCAATGAAAGCGTCAGGCGCGCTGAAGCCGGCCCGCCAGTTGCTACAAGTTCAGAGGGCAACACGGAGATGAGCGATGCCAGAGCTAACGCCAGGCTGAAGGAGAGCGCCACGACGAGTGAGCCACCTGCCAACAGCACCTCCCATCAACCCCCGTCCTCTCCAATGATGGACTTGGAGACTGATTTCCCATCTG cGTGCACAGAATCGTTTGATCAGAAGCCGCCGGCACCACAGCGGGGAGTAAAGAGACCCAGAGACTGTTTCACCAGCAGGAAACGG AAGCACCATCCAAGAGAGGCTTTGCGTCACCACCAAGGAGATGATTGCTGA
- the LOC101070731 gene encoding zinc finger MYM-type protein 4-like isoform X6 yields the protein MADSEEFRLRRLKHDQHLSRVFDEVMGLGPYADSSRGSVTSSKSGDQEEATGIDKSPGQVNPLQPEDESNGSRQEEKMEEGSGEVLLPHTSPPSSDQPSLFIMRANDGEGTGRRGGAAFDDAVDGMEDDEDWHFALPSGTLDDARANDANGKKRQPGLERSSNQENCFASRSRKDQEDEQEKERSSESPDTSHSSQGHSPDNSQDGGEINQAEETEDSQEGDVQRSEAAPVEESTPPLPAPISIKDEPIDEGYDAALLPQNSIKQIKEELEHQEEELRISSVYSVGGGNAFAVPPMPAALQAPPPAAIFIPSRGAVLQAMAPLTIRPQVPVQNSLPVLAPGPPRPPQPTIPGIVRCSGCLKVLLKGQTAFQRKGSTQLFCSTVCLTGHLPPANKNRTCSQCHREILQPRDMITIPAEDNSYLHFCGLFCLSVFRHNKKQPDKTPDKWTDKKPEKKPEKLPEKPVDKQSERSACSVCKISNRIEHEVNHQGRLHRLCSNACFVTWRKIRQLAMNCCEGCGLYCNSNSGSCQTLTIERTELNFCGPTCVSTYKQTCRKMVECANCHKAAIVASTLIERDQKGKIQLYCSSACVEQSRPAQHILSGAAFPCCHCKVSAVPQYHLAMVDGTIRNFCSYECVLTYRKSGHNSNSDLVNGISPCRDHSVLRQGSPANSLPPVPQDLSSTPHQGHHPNHTSVPPLVPSCTALSFPSLPGQAQAKAPADVLQKPAEGGASDLSKLTCHQCNKQFTIKPVLFSHQGRISMFCSRTCCDQYKTQRNILATCEHCKQEKVLFDTISYNQQDLMFCSENCKLLFRYELTSRNNAHPWRPCTYCSGFSLKMLHSHYGGRMEEFCKPHCMSQYTVLYYGMARCDGCRKQGYMTEKLQCLGSVRNFCNLSCMLHYCYMHFEKSRHSNGIGTEQQTPAAPVHSNHSSKMNPVIADVVSLANGSAAQPSVSADTALTGALPSANDGKNLDHASTQTDAMRVPISRRRQMKNKSVLCRPFTTDQETFCQLSETSIESSALSQPSGSSAEGEEKVKVVVVPVPVPVFIPVPMNLYSQHTPVPVAMPVPVPVPMVVSPLVKDMQDAAVQFEPLSAREEKAIQVPASTAAETDQMGSDIGRSEAVAPITNESVRRAEAGPPVATSSEGNTEMSDARANARLKESATTSEPPANSTSHQPPSSPMMDLETDFPSESFDQKPPAPQRGVKRPRDCFTSRKRKHHPREALRHHQGDDC from the exons ATGGCGGATTCAGAGGAATTTAGACTAAGACGGTTAAAG CATGATCAGCACCTTTCAAGAGTGTTTGATGAGGTGATGGGTCTTGGACCTTATGCCGATTCCTCCAGGGGCTCTGTAACCTCGTCCAAGAGTGGGGACCAGGAAGAGGCAACTGGAATAGACAAAAGTCCCGGACAAGTGAATCCCCTACAGCCAGAAGATGAGAGTAATGGCAGCAGACaagaagaaaagatggaggaagGGTCTGGAGAGGTGCTTCTACCCCACACGTCCCCGCCATCCTCCGACCAACCCTCTTTATTTATTATGAGAGCCAATGATGGAGAAGGAACAGGGCGGCGTGGTGGGGCAGCTTTCGACGATGCTGTAGACGGCATGGAAGATGACGAAGACTGGCACTTTGCTCTGCCGTCGGGCACTCTGGATGACGCTCGGGCGAATGATGCAAATGGTAAGAAAAGGCAGCCAGGACTGGAGAGGAGTTCCAACCAAGAAAACTGCTTTGCTAGTCGCTCAAGGAAAGACCAGGAGGATGAACAGGAAAAGGAACGGAGTAGCGAGTCACCGGACACCTCCCACTCTTCCCAGGGTCACTCACCTGATAACAGCCAAG ATGGAGGTGAAATAAACCAGGCAGAGGAGACTGAGGATAGCCAGGAGGGGGATGTCCAG AGATCAGAGGCAGCTCCAGTGGAGGAAAGCACTCCCCCATTGCCAGCTCCTATCAGTATCAAAGATGAGCCCATTGACGAGGGCTACGATGCTGCTTTACTGCCTCAGAACTCCATCAAACAGAtaaaagaggagctggagcatcAGGAG GAGGAGCTAAGGATCAGCTCTGTTTACTCTGTAGGAGGAGGAAACGCCTTTGCTGTTCCTCCCA TGCCAGCAGCACTccaggctcctcctccagcagccatcTTTATCCCAAGTAGAGGTGCGGTCCTACAAGCCATGGCTCCCCTTACAATCAGACCACAAGTTCCAGTTCAGAATTCCCTACCGGTGCTGGCACCAGGACCACCACGCCCCCCTCAACCCACTATTCCCGGTATTGTTCGCTGCAGTGGCTGTTTAAAG GTTCTACTTAAAGGCCAAACAGCATTCCAAAGAAAAGGATCCACACAGCTCTTCTGCTCCACTGTCTGTTTAACTGGCCATCTGCCCCCAGCCAACAAGAATCGAACTTGTTCCCAGTGCCACAG GGAAATTCTCCAGCCCAGGGACATGATTACGATTCCTGCAGAGGACAACAGCTACCTGCACTTTTGCGgcctgttctgtctgtctgtctttcgaCACAACAAGAAACAACCAGACAAAACCCCTGATAAATGGACTGATAAAAAACCAGAGAAAAAGCCCGAGAAGTTACCTGAGAAGCCAGTGGACAAACAGTCCGAGAGATCTGCTTGCAGCGTCTGCAAGATTTCCAACCGG ATTGAGCATGAGGTCAACCATCAAGGTCGTCTGCACAGACTCTGTAGTAACGCCTGTTTTGTAACATGGCGCAAGATTCGGCAGTTGGCCATGAACTGCTGCGAAGGCTGCGGCCTTTATTGCAATAGCAACTCGGGGTCCTGTCAGACGCTCACAATTGAACGAACAGAGCTGAACTTCTGTGGTCCCACATGCGTCAGTACATACAAACAG ACATGCAGGAAGATGGTGGAGTGTGCCAACTGTCACAAGGCGGCGATCGTGGCGTCCACCCTCATTGAGCGAGATCAAAAGGGCAAAATTCAACTCTACTGTTCGAGCGCTTGCGTGGAACAAAGTCGACCAGCCCAACACATCCTTAGTG GTGCTGCGTTTCCCTGCTGCCACTGTAAGGTTTCAGCCGTTCCTCAGTACCACCTGGCCATGGTCGACGGCACCATTCGCAATTTCTGCTCCTATGAATGTGTTCTGACATACAGG AAATCCGGACACAACTCAAATTCAGACCTGGTGAATGGAATCTCCCCTTGCAGGGACCATTCTGTACTCAGACAAGGATCCCCTGCCAACTCACTCCCGCCCGTCCCCCAGGACTTGTCTTCAACCCCCCACCAGGGTCACCATCCCAATCACACCTCGGTGCCCCCACTGGTCCCGTCCTGCACGGCCCtgtcttttccctccctcccaggcCAAGCTCAGGCCAAAGCACCTGCAGACGTGCTGCAGAAACCAGCAGAGGGTGGGGCCAGTGACCTTTCCAAGCTGACCTGCCACCAGTGCAACAAACAATTCACCATTAAACCAGTGCTTTTCAGTCACCAA GGTCGCATCTCTATGTTCTGTAGTCGGACATGCTGTGACCAATATAAAACCCAGAGGAACATCTTGGCCACGTGTGAGCACTGTAAACAGGAAAAGGTGTTGTTTGACACCATCAGCTATAACCAACAGGACCTAATGTTCTGCAGTGAAA ACTGTAAGCTGCTCTTTAGGTATGAGCTAACATCTCGTAATAACGCCCATCCCTGGCGTCCCTGCACTTACTGCTCTGGCTTCAGCCTGAAGATGCTCCACAGCCACTATGGAGGCAGAATGGAGGAGTTCTGTAAACCCCACTGCATGTCCCAGTACACTGTGTTGTATTATGGG ATGGCGAGATGCGACGGCTGCAGGAAGCAGGGCTACATGACCGAGAAGCTGCAGTGTTTGGGGTCTGTCCGTAATTTCTGCAACCTGTCCTGCATGCTGCACTACTGCTACATGCATTTTGAGAAAAGCCGCCACAGCAACGGTATTGGAACGGAGCAACAGACTCCAGCAG ctccagtccactctaACCATTCCTCAAAGATGAATCCTGTCATAGCTGATGTGGTGTCACTGGCCAACGGCTCTGCCGCTCAGCCCAGTGTGTCAGCAGATACTGCTTTGACTG GGGCCCTTCCATCCGCCAACGATGGCAAGAACCTCGACCAT GCCAGCACCCAGACCGATGCTATGCGAGTGCCTATATCCCGCCGACGTCAAATGAAGAACAAGTCGGTTTTGTGTCGGCCCTTCACGACAGACCAGGAAACCTTTTGCCAGTTGTCAGAGACTTCGATTGAATCGTCAG CATTGTCTCAGCCCTCAGGTAGCTCtgcagaaggagaggagaaagtgaaggTGGTAGTGGTGCCAGTCCCAGTGCCGGTCTTCATCCCAGTGCCTATGAACCTGTATTCCCAGCACACACCTGTTCCAGTGGCGATGCCCGTACCC GTTCCAGTACCCATGGTGGTTTCACCGCTGGTCAAGGACATGCAAGACGCAGCGGTCCAGTTTGAGCCTTTATCAGCGAGGGAGGAAAAAGCTATACAAGTGCCTGCTTCCACTGCAG CTGAAACAGACCAGATGGGGTCTGATATTGGAAGATCAGAGGCCGTGGCGCCGATAACCAATGAAAGCGTCAGGCGCGCTGAAGCCGGCCCGCCAGTTGCTACAAGTTCAGAGGGCAACACGGAGATGAGCGATGCCAGAGCTAACGCCAGGCTGAAGGAGAGCGCCACGACGAGTGAGCCACCTGCCAACAGCACCTCCCATCAACCCCCGTCCTCTCCAATGATGGACTTGGAGACTGATTTCCCATCTG AATCGTTTGATCAGAAGCCGCCGGCACCACAGCGGGGAGTAAAGAGACCCAGAGACTGTTTCACCAGCAGGAAACGG AAGCACCATCCAAGAGAGGCTTTGCGTCACCACCAAGGAGATGATTGCTGA